One Oscillospiraceae bacterium genomic region harbors:
- a CDS encoding valine--tRNA ligase, with product MPKELAKQYAPQGTEDRIYQNWCDKGYFHTQIDRSKKPFTIVMPPPNVTGQLHMGHAMDETWQDILTRYKRMQGYAALWVPGTDHASIATEAKVVAKMREEGLTKEMVGRDGFLERAWDWKNTYGNRIVSQLKKLGCSCDWQRERFTMDEGCSNAVKEVFVRLYDKGLIYRGNRMVNWCPHCNTSISDAEVEYEAKEGSFWHLLYKVKETGEYLELATTRPETMLGDTAVAINADDPRYAHLHGCHVILPLLDREIPIVCDEHADMEKGTGVVKITPAHDPNDFEVGKRHDLPMIRVLTYDGHMTGAADKAAADAERAAGRAAADEPEVLDCGKYAGMTALEARKAILADLEACGALKETEALTHDVGTCYRCHSVIEPMVSKQWFVKMEPLAKPAIESVEKGEIKFVPERFTKNYINWMKGGRDWCISRQLWWGHQIPAWYCDDCGETVVAKEAPSVCPKCGCTHLTQDPDTLDTWFSSALWPFSTLGWPDENAEDYNYFYPTNTLVTGYDIIGFWVSRMIFSGLAYTGKAPFDTVLIHGIVRDSQGRKMSKSLGNGIDPLEVIDQYGADALRLMLIIGSTAGNDMRYSDEKVLAARNFANKLWNASRFVQMNLPEDFQPGLPAEEQLDMSDKWVLSELAKMAADATANLDKYELGLAAEKVENFIWEVYCDWYIEICKTRLNGDDAQAADTARKVLVYVLDRALKLLHPFMPFITEEIYQALPGSGETIMTQLWPGNENMKIWAEDCADFEKLMDYIKAVRTMRAEMNVHPAKKTSMVIETASPAAFEKGGAYLARFAFATDVTVTPKYEGSADGMVNVATPDAKGFIPMMELIDREKELARLNKELTKAEKELGMFTNQLNNPKFVEKAPAKLVEETRAKLAAAQEKTAKIKESIAALG from the coding sequence ATGCCGAAAGAACTCGCCAAACAGTATGCGCCCCAGGGCACTGAGGACCGCATCTACCAGAACTGGTGCGACAAGGGTTACTTCCATACCCAGATCGACCGCAGCAAAAAGCCCTTTACCATCGTGATGCCGCCGCCGAACGTTACCGGCCAGCTGCACATGGGCCACGCCATGGATGAGACCTGGCAGGACATCCTGACCCGCTACAAGCGCATGCAGGGTTACGCCGCTCTGTGGGTACCCGGCACCGACCACGCTTCCATCGCCACCGAGGCCAAAGTCGTGGCCAAGATGCGCGAAGAGGGCCTGACCAAAGAGATGGTGGGCCGCGACGGCTTTTTGGAGCGCGCCTGGGATTGGAAGAACACCTACGGCAACCGCATCGTCAGCCAGCTGAAGAAACTGGGCTGCTCCTGCGATTGGCAGCGTGAACGCTTCACCATGGACGAGGGCTGCTCCAACGCCGTGAAGGAAGTGTTCGTCCGCCTGTATGACAAGGGCCTGATCTACCGCGGCAACCGCATGGTCAACTGGTGCCCCCACTGCAACACCTCCATCTCCGACGCCGAGGTCGAGTACGAGGCCAAGGAAGGCAGCTTCTGGCACCTGCTGTACAAGGTGAAGGAGACCGGCGAATATCTGGAGCTGGCTACCACCCGCCCCGAAACCATGCTGGGCGATACCGCCGTGGCCATCAACGCCGATGACCCCCGTTACGCCCACCTGCACGGCTGCCATGTCATCCTGCCGCTGCTGGACCGTGAGATCCCCATCGTCTGCGACGAGCATGCCGACATGGAAAAAGGCACCGGCGTCGTGAAGATCACCCCCGCCCACGACCCCAACGACTTTGAGGTCGGCAAGCGCCATGACCTGCCGATGATCCGCGTGCTGACCTACGACGGTCACATGACCGGTGCTGCCGACAAGGCTGCCGCTGATGCTGAGCGTGCCGCCGGCCGCGCTGCCGCCGACGAACCCGAGGTACTGGATTGCGGCAAGTACGCCGGCATGACCGCCCTGGAGGCCCGCAAGGCCATCCTGGCCGACCTGGAAGCCTGCGGTGCCCTGAAAGAGACCGAGGCCCTGACCCACGACGTGGGCACCTGCTACCGCTGCCACTCCGTCATTGAGCCGATGGTCTCCAAGCAGTGGTTCGTCAAGATGGAACCACTGGCCAAGCCCGCCATTGAGAGCGTGGAGAAGGGCGAGATCAAGTTCGTGCCCGAGCGCTTCACCAAGAACTACATCAACTGGATGAAGGGCGGCCGCGATTGGTGTATCAGCCGTCAGCTGTGGTGGGGCCACCAGATCCCCGCCTGGTACTGTGACGATTGCGGCGAGACCGTGGTTGCCAAAGAGGCTCCGTCCGTCTGCCCCAAGTGCGGCTGCACCCATCTGACCCAGGACCCCGACACGCTGGACACCTGGTTCAGCTCTGCCCTGTGGCCCTTCTCCACCCTGGGCTGGCCTGATGAGAACGCCGAGGATTACAACTACTTCTACCCCACCAACACGCTGGTGACCGGCTACGACATCATCGGCTTCTGGGTCTCTCGCATGATCTTCTCCGGCCTGGCCTACACCGGCAAGGCCCCGTTCGACACTGTGCTGATCCACGGCATCGTGCGCGACAGCCAGGGCCGCAAGATGTCCAAGAGCCTGGGCAACGGCATCGACCCGCTGGAAGTCATTGACCAGTACGGTGCCGACGCCCTACGCCTGATGCTCATCATCGGTTCCACCGCCGGAAACGATATGCGTTACAGCGATGAAAAGGTGCTGGCTGCCCGTAACTTTGCTAACAAGCTGTGGAATGCTTCCCGCTTTGTGCAGATGAACCTGCCCGAGGACTTCCAGCCCGGCCTGCCCGCAGAGGAGCAGCTGGACATGAGCGACAAGTGGGTGCTGAGCGAGCTGGCCAAGATGGCCGCCGACGCTACCGCCAACCTGGATAAGTACGAGCTGGGCCTGGCTGCCGAGAAGGTGGAGAACTTTATTTGGGAAGTGTACTGCGACTGGTACATCGAAATTTGCAAGACCCGCCTGAACGGCGACGACGCCCAGGCCGCCGACACCGCCCGCAAGGTGCTGGTGTATGTGCTGGACCGCGCACTGAAGCTGTTGCATCCCTTCATGCCGTTCATCACCGAGGAGATCTATCAGGCCCTGCCCGGCAGCGGCGAGACCATCATGACCCAGCTGTGGCCGGGCAATGAGAACATGAAGATCTGGGCCGAGGACTGCGCTGACTTTGAAAAACTGATGGATTACATCAAGGCTGTGCGTACCATGCGCGCCGAGATGAACGTCCACCCCGCCAAGAAGACCAGCATGGTCATTGAGACTGCCAGCCCCGCTGCCTTTGAGAAGGGCGGCGCCTACCTGGCCCGCTTTGCCTTTGCCACCGACGTGACCGTGACCCCCAAGTATGAGGGCAGCGCCGACGGCATGGTAAACGTGGCTACCCCGGATGCCAAGGGCTTTATCCCGATGATGGAGCTGATTGACCGTGAGAAGGAGCTAGCCCGCCTGAACAAGGAGCTGACCAAGGCCGAGAAGGAGCTGGGCATGTTCACCAACCAGCTGAACAACCCGAAGTTCGTGGAGAAAGCCCCCGCCAAGCTGGTGGAGGAGACCCGCGCCAAGCTGGCCGCCGCCCAGGAAAAGACCGCGAAGATCAAAGAGAGCATCGCGGCGTTGGGTTGA
- a CDS encoding RICIN domain-containing protein: protein MAAKKKIAQTVITEGKYYTINAANGKVVEVADYNIENGAKIQLWDDANAEWQQWGFVAAGDGVYRVQNRFTGKMMDLDMGGVSDGTRVHQWEGAPASSQLWVVEPSNDGRVKIKSNLAGKLLDAGMSAVNGTPLQIWADVNGENQYWTINEVTRKPKTSVKASAVKAKAAAEKAATEIVDAAAVAVAPAVEKAAKAAKPVAEKAAKAAKPVAEKAVKAAKPVVEKTVEVAKPVVEKAVKAAEPVVEKTVEAAKPVVEEAVKAAAPVVEETVKAAEKAAAEVKTAVNTAAKKRGRKSKRK from the coding sequence ATGGCAGCCAAGAAGAAAATTGCACAGACCGTGATCACCGAGGGAAAGTACTACACCATCAACGCCGCCAACGGCAAGGTCGTTGAGGTTGCCGATTATAATATCGAGAACGGCGCCAAGATCCAGCTGTGGGACGACGCCAATGCCGAGTGGCAGCAGTGGGGCTTCGTCGCTGCAGGCGACGGCGTCTACCGCGTGCAGAACCGTTTCACCGGCAAGATGATGGACCTGGATATGGGCGGCGTCAGCGACGGCACCCGCGTACACCAGTGGGAGGGTGCCCCCGCTTCCAGCCAGCTGTGGGTGGTCGAGCCTTCCAACGATGGCCGCGTTAAGATCAAGAGCAACCTGGCAGGCAAGCTGCTGGATGCCGGCATGAGCGCTGTCAACGGCACTCCGCTGCAGATCTGGGCCGACGTCAACGGCGAGAACCAGTACTGGACCATCAACGAGGTCACCCGCAAGCCCAAGACCAGCGTGAAGGCTTCCGCCGTCAAGGCTAAGGCCGCCGCTGAAAAGGCTGCTACCGAGATCGTCGACGCTGCTGCTGTAGCGGTTGCCCCCGCTGTCGAGAAGGCTGCCAAGGCAGCCAAGCCCGTTGCAGAAAAGGCCGCCAAGGCCGCAAAGCCTGTTGCCGAGAAGGCCGTCAAGGCTGCCAAGCCCGTAGTTGAGAAGACTGTCGAGGTTGCTAAGCCCGTGGTTGAGAAGGCTGTTAAGGCTGCTGAGCCTGTCGTCGAAAAGACCGTCGAGGCCGCTAAGCCGGTCGTCGAGGAAGCTGTCAAGGCTGCTGCCCCTGTTGTAGAGGAGACCGTCAAGGCCGCCGAAAAGGCCGCTGCCGAGGTCAAGACCGCTGTGAACACCGCCGCCAAAAAGCGCGGCCGCAAGAGCAAGCGCAAGTAA
- a CDS encoding VanZ family protein, with translation MQQQKTSHWLIAFRVIFTAALLACILFIFRNSMQTGEVSSARSQAVTTLVNGFLGKFGLGPLSEHIIRKLAHFSEFMLEGFLLMLCLRVYTRHFVRHISWPLLAGMSTALMDETIQISIPNRTSSVTDVWIDMAGAIAGLFVALIILLILRATMAFYQVKRENKALRAEQEALRQREHERLARRAAHRAAQGKDNNEEEDEA, from the coding sequence ATGCAACAACAAAAAACATCCCACTGGCTCATCGCGTTCCGCGTTATCTTTACGGCGGCGCTGCTGGCCTGTATCCTCTTTATCTTCCGCAATTCCATGCAGACAGGCGAAGTCTCGTCTGCCCGCAGCCAGGCCGTTACCACGCTGGTCAACGGCTTCCTGGGCAAGTTCGGCCTCGGCCCCTTGTCCGAGCATATCATCCGCAAGCTGGCGCATTTCTCCGAGTTCATGCTCGAAGGTTTCCTGCTGATGCTCTGCCTGCGGGTCTACACCCGGCATTTTGTTCGGCATATCAGCTGGCCCCTGCTGGCTGGCATGAGCACCGCCCTCATGGATGAGACCATCCAAATCTCCATCCCCAACCGCACCTCGTCTGTCACCGACGTGTGGATCGATATGGCCGGTGCCATCGCAGGGCTGTTTGTGGCCCTGATTATTCTCTTGATTTTACGCGCTACGATGGCGTTTTATCAGGTGAAACGCGAAAACAAAGCACTGCGCGCCGAGCAGGAAGCTCTGCGTCAGCGCGAACACGAACGTCTGGCCCGCCGTGCCGCCCACCGTGCGGCCCAGGGCAAGGACAACAACGAGGAGGAAGACGAAGCATGA
- a CDS encoding AEC family transporter: protein MELAVITAKQVAELLLMILAGAVCCKAGVFKPKEKSVLANLLLYLVVPAMVLDSYMVEYDPATFHNLMLAFGLGALVLLVGLGVAFLASFKVQKDARSILWFACAFSNAGYMGFPLIKALFGGEGLLYASGFVTIFNILIWTIGYVVVSGQVDPKQTVKAVVTCPCIIAVVAGLIIYLARIPLPEVLTGPIGAIGDMNTPLSMIITGATIASSDLKKLLKNKNLFLTWGVRMLGVPAVELLIFALLGLHGTVPTIVLLLEACPCAAITTMFAIQFHHDEELAAGAVVFSTLSSILTLPLYALLLTMVLG, encoded by the coding sequence ATGGAACTTGCTGTCATCACGGCCAAACAGGTGGCGGAGCTGCTGCTTATGATCCTGGCCGGTGCGGTCTGCTGCAAAGCGGGCGTGTTCAAACCCAAAGAAAAATCCGTCCTGGCCAATTTGCTGTTGTACCTGGTCGTCCCGGCCATGGTGCTGGACAGCTATATGGTCGAGTACGATCCCGCCACCTTCCACAACCTGATGCTGGCCTTCGGCCTGGGCGCTCTGGTGCTGCTGGTGGGCCTGGGCGTGGCATTTCTGGCAAGCTTCAAGGTGCAAAAGGACGCCCGCTCCATCCTGTGGTTCGCCTGTGCGTTCTCCAACGCCGGGTACATGGGTTTCCCACTTATCAAGGCGCTGTTCGGCGGCGAGGGCCTGCTCTACGCCAGCGGTTTTGTCACTATCTTTAATATTTTGATTTGGACCATCGGCTACGTGGTCGTCTCCGGTCAGGTCGACCCTAAGCAGACAGTGAAAGCCGTGGTCACCTGCCCCTGCATCATTGCGGTAGTGGCGGGCCTTATCATTTACCTGGCCCGCATCCCGCTGCCGGAAGTCCTCACCGGCCCCATCGGTGCCATCGGTGATATGAACACCCCGTTGTCCATGATCATCACCGGCGCGACCATCGCCTCCAGCGACCTGAAAAAGCTGCTGAAAAATAAGAACCTCTTCCTAACCTGGGGCGTGCGTATGCTGGGTGTCCCGGCGGTGGAGCTGCTGATCTTCGCCCTGCTGGGCCTGCACGGCACCGTGCCTACCATCGTGCTGCTGCTGGAAGCCTGCCCCTGCGCCGCCATCACCACGATGTTTGCCATCCAGTTCCACCACGATGAAGAACTTGCCGCCGGTGCAGTGGTATTTTCCACCCTCTCCAGTATTCTGACCCTGCCGCTGTATGCACTGCTGCTGACGATGGTGTTAGGGTAA
- a CDS encoding ABC transporter ATP-binding protein/permease — protein sequence MLKTLGRETKGFRLVSILTPIFMICEVIMEMIIPKLMASIIDDGVTPGNMQVIYIVGAQMIVAALFGLLFGILGAVLGSHAATGFARNLRRGMFKNIQTFSFANIDKYSTAGLVTRMTTDVTNIQNAYQMLLRMSIRAPASMIVALIMSYTINRQLANIYLIAVILLGCVLVYIMTHATRYFTEAFRKYDDLNESVQENVSAIRVVKAYVREKFESEKFRKASENVRNLLMRAELIIAWNAPFMQLTVYSCILLISWMGARLIVSSGATTFTTGDLMSMLSYCMNILMSLMMLSMVFVMITMSAASAKRVAEVLDEKSDLTNGENPVMDVKDGSVKFDHVSFSYKKNGEKVLSHIDLDIKSGETIGIIGGTGSAKSSLVQLLPRLYDVTEGSVSIGGVDVRRYDLETLRNNVAMVLQKNELFSGTIADNLRWGNPDATDAEIVDACKQACADEFVERFPDKYQTYIEQGGNNVSGGQKQRLCIARALLKKPRILILDDSTSAVDTATDARIRRSFAEKIPGTTVFIVAQRISSVENADKVLVLDNGRVSGFDTPANLLKTNAIYQDVYNSQTKGSGDFDEKGGEA from the coding sequence TTGCTGAAAACACTCGGACGTGAGACAAAGGGATTCCGCCTGGTCTCGATCCTGACGCCGATCTTTATGATCTGCGAGGTTATCATGGAGATGATCATCCCCAAACTGATGGCTTCCATCATTGACGATGGCGTCACCCCCGGCAATATGCAGGTCATCTACATCGTTGGTGCCCAGATGATCGTTGCAGCGTTGTTTGGCCTGCTGTTTGGCATTTTGGGTGCCGTGCTTGGCTCCCATGCCGCCACCGGTTTTGCCCGCAATCTGCGCCGCGGCATGTTTAAAAATATCCAGACCTTCAGCTTTGCCAACATCGATAAATACTCTACCGCCGGTCTGGTCACCCGTATGACCACCGACGTTACCAACATCCAAAACGCCTATCAGATGTTGCTGCGCATGTCCATCCGTGCGCCTGCCAGCATGATCGTGGCGCTGATCATGTCCTACACCATCAACCGCCAGCTGGCTAACATTTACTTGATCGCGGTCATTCTGCTGGGCTGCGTGCTGGTGTACATCATGACGCACGCCACCCGCTATTTCACCGAGGCTTTCCGCAAGTACGATGACCTGAACGAGAGCGTGCAGGAGAATGTTTCTGCAATCCGCGTGGTCAAAGCCTACGTGCGGGAAAAGTTCGAGAGCGAGAAGTTCCGCAAGGCCAGCGAGAATGTGCGCAACCTGCTGATGCGCGCTGAACTTATCATCGCCTGGAACGCCCCCTTCATGCAGTTGACCGTCTACAGCTGCATCCTGCTCATCAGCTGGATGGGCGCACGGCTCATCGTCAGCTCCGGCGCCACCACCTTCACCACCGGTGACCTGATGAGCATGCTGAGCTACTGCATGAACATCCTGATGAGCCTGATGATGCTCTCGATGGTGTTTGTCATGATCACCATGTCCGCCGCTTCCGCCAAACGTGTAGCCGAGGTCCTGGATGAGAAGTCTGACCTGACCAACGGCGAAAACCCCGTCATGGACGTCAAGGACGGTTCTGTCAAGTTCGACCACGTCAGCTTCTCCTACAAGAAGAACGGCGAGAAGGTGCTGAGCCACATCGACCTGGACATCAAGTCTGGCGAGACCATCGGCATCATCGGCGGCACCGGCTCGGCCAAGTCCAGCCTGGTGCAGCTGCTGCCCCGCCTGTATGACGTGACCGAGGGCAGCGTCTCCATCGGCGGTGTGGATGTGCGCCGTTATGACCTGGAGACCCTGCGCAATAACGTGGCCATGGTGCTGCAAAAGAACGAATTGTTCAGCGGCACCATCGCCGACAACCTGCGCTGGGGCAACCCCGACGCCACCGACGCAGAGATCGTGGACGCCTGCAAGCAGGCCTGCGCCGATGAATTTGTCGAGCGCTTCCCCGATAAGTACCAGACCTACATTGAGCAGGGCGGCAACAATGTATCCGGCGGCCAGAAGCAGCGCCTCTGCATCGCCCGTGCCCTGCTGAAAAAGCCCCGCATCCTGATCCTGGACGACTCCACTTCCGCTGTCGATACCGCCACCGACGCCAGGATCCGCCGTTCCTTTGCCGAGAAGATCCCCGGCACGACGGTGTTCATCGTGGCACAGCGTATTTCCTCTGTCGAGAACGCTGACAAGGTGCTGGTGCTGGATAACGGCAGGGTCAGCGGCTTTGATACCCCCGCCAACCTGCTGAAGACCAACGCCATCTATCAGGACGTCTACAACAGCCAAACCAAAGGCTCCGGCGACTTTGACGAGAAGGGAGGGGAAGCCTGA
- a CDS encoding arsenate reductase family protein, which yields MNIQIFGTNKSFDTKKAQRWFKERGIKFQMIDMKVKGMSRGEFDNVCRAVGGWAKLVDKNAKDKDTLALLRWLDESQQADKLFENQQLLRQPIVRNGRQAAVGYCPEVWEKWE from the coding sequence ATGAACATCCAGATCTTCGGCACCAATAAAAGTTTTGATACCAAAAAGGCCCAGCGGTGGTTTAAGGAGCGGGGCATTAAATTCCAGATGATCGATATGAAAGTGAAGGGCATGAGCCGCGGCGAGTTTGACAACGTCTGCCGCGCCGTGGGCGGCTGGGCCAAGCTGGTGGACAAAAACGCCAAGGACAAGGACACGCTGGCCCTGCTGCGCTGGCTGGATGAAAGCCAGCAGGCGGACAAGCTGTTTGAAAATCAGCAGCTGCTGCGCCAGCCTATCGTGCGCAACGGGCGGCAGGCTGCCGTGGGGTATTGCCCGGAAGTGTGGGAAAAGTGGGAGTAA
- a CDS encoding bifunctional folylpolyglutamate synthase/dihydrofolate synthase, with product MTTQQAIEALHALPRLGQGVPGLARMQNLMDHLGNPEKDLQCIHIAGTNGKGSLAAMTSSILTAAGYKTGLTISPYVVDFRERFQIDGEMIPPRTLANLAQKVLDAIDAIELEGGEIPVQFEAVTALALLWFAREKCDLVVLETGLGGRCDATNIVPNKLVAAITKIGLDHTEILGDTLDKIAAEKAGIIKKGCAVVNYPEQPVEAMGPILGAAAETNTVIITPEMDDIRLLRGKRLENRIDYGGYKASLQFPGAHQANHAAMAVEIALALWREFGYDISDDAIEQGLSSAHMPARIEVMRRHPLLLLDGCHNPDGARVLAETLTKAEYEENLVGVMGMLADKNYKAMLSDLAPCFAKVFTVTPACPRALSAEALQKEARFHLDAEAAASVPEALHKALDYCEENNLAGVVVCGSLYLAAEARPLMLKEAEN from the coding sequence ATGACCACCCAACAGGCAATCGAAGCACTGCACGCTCTGCCGCGCCTGGGGCAGGGGGTACCCGGCCTGGCCCGCATGCAAAACCTGATGGATCACCTGGGCAACCCGGAAAAAGACCTGCAGTGTATCCACATTGCGGGTACCAACGGCAAAGGCAGCCTGGCCGCCATGACCTCGTCCATCCTGACCGCTGCCGGCTACAAGACCGGCCTGACCATCAGCCCCTACGTGGTGGATTTCCGTGAGCGGTTCCAGATCGACGGCGAGATGATCCCGCCCCGCACCCTGGCCAACTTGGCCCAGAAGGTGCTGGACGCCATCGATGCCATCGAACTGGAGGGCGGCGAGATCCCTGTCCAGTTTGAGGCTGTCACTGCGCTGGCGCTGCTCTGGTTTGCTCGCGAAAAGTGCGACCTTGTCGTGCTGGAGACCGGCCTGGGCGGCCGCTGCGATGCGACCAACATCGTGCCCAACAAGCTGGTGGCCGCCATCACAAAAATCGGCCTCGACCACACCGAGATCCTCGGTGATACGCTGGACAAGATCGCCGCAGAAAAAGCCGGTATCATCAAAAAAGGCTGCGCCGTTGTCAATTACCCCGAGCAGCCCGTCGAGGCCATGGGCCCCATCCTGGGTGCCGCGGCCGAAACAAACACCGTCATCATCACGCCCGAAATGGACGACATCCGCCTGCTGCGTGGCAAGCGCCTGGAAAACCGCATCGACTACGGCGGTTACAAGGCCAGCCTGCAGTTCCCCGGCGCCCATCAGGCCAACCACGCCGCTATGGCTGTGGAGATCGCCCTCGCCCTCTGGCGGGAGTTCGGCTACGACATCTCCGACGATGCCATTGAGCAGGGCTTGAGCAGCGCCCATATGCCTGCCCGCATCGAGGTCATGCGCCGCCATCCGCTGCTGCTGCTGGATGGCTGCCATAACCCGGACGGTGCCAGGGTCCTGGCCGAAACGCTGACCAAAGCCGAGTATGAGGAAAACCTCGTGGGCGTCATGGGCATGCTGGCCGATAAGAACTACAAGGCCATGCTGTCCGACCTGGCACCCTGCTTTGCCAAAGTGTTCACCGTCACGCCCGCCTGCCCCCGCGCCCTCTCTGCCGAGGCCCTGCAAAAGGAAGCTCGCTTCCACCTGGATGCCGAAGCCGCCGCCAGCGTGCCTGAAGCCCTGCACAAGGCCCTCGACTACTGCGAGGAAAACAACCTTGCCGGTGTGGTCGTCTGCGGCTCGCTCTACCTGGCCGCCGAAGCCAGGCCGCTGATGCTCAAAGAGGCAGAAAATTAA
- a CDS encoding ABC transporter ATP-binding protein/permease: MAQQPKVVKMGPGRNAGPRPKVENPGKVFKRILAYVMKQYKFQVILVLCCILLSVFAQVQGTLFMQTLIDSYILPLLAEKSNDFSGLLHAITRVACFYGVGILAVFIQNRTMAKITQGTLKRLRDDLFVHMQTLPIKYFDSHAHGDIMSVYTNDIDTLRQLISQSLPQLVNTIITVVSVFLSMLYLSVPLSVLTLVMVGAMMLATKYLTGNSGKYFLKQQQELGKVNGYIEEMMNGQKVVKVFCHEDAAIKEFNELNDELFHSADKANAYSLVAMPVNGQLGNLSYVLCAVVGGALAIGGVGSLTLGKLASFLTFNKSFNQPITQISMQLNAVVMALAGGARIFALLDEKSEVNEGDITLVHAKFQADDTLTETNESTGIWAWKKQNADGTVTYTQLKGDIVFKDVDFGYDEGKIVLHDINLYGRPGQKIAFVGSTGAGKTTITNLINRFYDIQKGQILYDGHDIKSIEKNALRSSLGIVLQDTHLFTGTVMENIRYGRLTATDEECMAAAKLANADSFIKHLPDGYNTMLTGDGTNLSQGQRQLLAIARAAVADPPVLILDEATSSIDTRTEKLVQDGMDGLMYGRTTFVIAHRLSTVRNSDCIMVLEQGRIIERGTHDELIAQKGRYYTLYTGNFAENS; this comes from the coding sequence ATGGCACAGCAGCCTAAAGTAGTAAAAATGGGCCCCGGCCGCAACGCAGGCCCCCGCCCCAAAGTAGAGAACCCCGGCAAGGTGTTCAAGCGCATCCTGGCCTACGTGATGAAGCAGTACAAGTTCCAGGTCATCCTGGTGCTGTGCTGTATTCTGCTCAGCGTGTTCGCTCAGGTCCAGGGCACCCTGTTTATGCAGACTCTGATCGACAGCTACATCCTGCCTCTGCTGGCCGAAAAGAGCAATGATTTCTCCGGCCTGCTGCATGCCATCACCCGTGTGGCCTGCTTCTACGGCGTGGGCATCCTGGCCGTCTTCATCCAGAACCGCACCATGGCCAAGATCACCCAGGGCACCCTGAAACGTCTGCGCGACGACCTGTTCGTCCACATGCAGACACTGCCCATCAAGTATTTTGACAGCCACGCCCACGGCGACATCATGTCTGTCTACACCAACGATATTGATACCCTGCGCCAGCTCATCAGCCAGAGCCTGCCCCAGCTGGTCAATACGATCATTACGGTAGTCAGCGTATTTTTGTCCATGCTTTACCTCAGCGTGCCGCTGAGCGTACTGACCCTGGTCATGGTCGGCGCTATGATGCTGGCCACCAAGTATCTCACCGGCAACTCCGGCAAGTACTTCCTCAAGCAGCAGCAAGAGTTGGGCAAAGTCAACGGCTACATCGAGGAAATGATGAACGGCCAGAAGGTCGTCAAGGTTTTTTGCCACGAGGATGCCGCCATCAAGGAGTTCAACGAACTCAACGATGAGCTGTTCCACAGCGCCGACAAGGCCAACGCCTACTCTCTGGTGGCGATGCCCGTCAACGGCCAGCTGGGCAACCTGAGCTACGTGCTCTGCGCTGTGGTCGGCGGTGCGCTGGCCATCGGCGGCGTCGGCAGCCTGACGCTGGGCAAGCTGGCCAGCTTCCTGACCTTTAATAAGAGCTTCAACCAGCCCATCACTCAGATTTCCATGCAGCTGAACGCGGTCGTCATGGCTCTGGCTGGCGGCGCCCGTATCTTCGCCCTGCTGGATGAAAAGTCCGAGGTCAACGAGGGTGACATTACCCTGGTGCATGCCAAGTTCCAGGCCGACGACACCCTGACCGAGACCAACGAGTCCACCGGCATCTGGGCCTGGAAAAAGCAGAACGCCGATGGCACTGTCACTTACACCCAGCTGAAGGGCGACATCGTCTTTAAGGATGTGGACTTCGGCTACGATGAGGGCAAAATCGTCCTGCACGACATCAACCTCTACGGCCGTCCGGGCCAGAAGATCGCTTTCGTCGGTTCTACCGGCGCCGGTAAGACCACCATCACCAACCTGATCAACCGCTTCTACGACATCCAGAAGGGTCAGATCCTCTACGACGGCCACGACATCAAGTCCATCGAAAAGAACGCTCTGCGTTCCTCTCTTGGCATCGTGCTGCAGGATACCCACCTGTTCACCGGCACCGTTATGGAGAACATCCGCTACGGCCGCCTGACCGCCACCGATGAAGAGTGCATGGCCGCCGCCAAGCTGGCCAACGCCGACAGCTTCATCAAGCATCTGCCCGATGGCTACAACACCATGCTGACCGGCGACGGCACCAACCTGAGCCAGGGCCAGCGCCAGCTGCTGGCTATTGCCCGTGCTGCCGTTGCTGACCCGCCGGTGCTGATTTTGGACGAGGCAACTTCCTCCATTGATACCCGCACCGAAAAACTGGTGCAGGACGGCATGGACGGCCTGATGTACGGCCGTACGACCTTCGTCATTGCCCACCGCCTGTCCACCGTCCGCAACTCGGACTGCATCATGGTTTTGGAGCAGGGCCGCATCATCGAGCGCGGAACCCACGACGAGCTGATCGCCCAGAAAGGCCGCTACTACACCCTGTACACAGGCAATTTTGCCGAGAACAGCTGA